From Roseateles sp. SL47:
GCAGCAGGTCATCCACGCGGTTCTGCTGCGCTGCCGGGGGCAGGGCGCGGAACAGCCTCATCAGCTGGACGAACCGTGCCTGCGTCACTGGCATGGATCGCAGTGCCGTGTCGAACTGGGCGCCCAGCACCAGAGAGGCCACGTGGGGTCTCAAGGCCTCGACCTCCGTCTGGGTGCGCGCCGCTGCGCCGGGCTTGCCATCCGTGTGCGATGCGCCGGTGGATGCGGACCTGGAGGCCTGGCGTGCCTGGCTCTGCGCTAGCAGGCGGGGCCCCACGGAGGACCAATGCGTCCCCAGTTCCTCGATGAGCGCGCCGGTCTTGTGCCCGCCTATCGAGACGGGCGCTTGCGCCACGCGCCAATGGCGCTTCTGGATCAACGGCGCGTGCAGCACCAGCACCCTGGCCTTCGGACCCGGCTCGGGTGGCGCCAGGCCAGGCCCTGGAAGCGCACGCACCGCGGGCATCGCGCCCACGCGTCCGGAGGACTCACTCCGCTGCAGGTCACCACTGCGGGCAGGTGCATCCGCGCCCTGGGCAGAACCGGGGCCGCCATTGCCGCCGGGCGGCAATCCTGAGACGCTCATGGGCGCGGCGCGCGGGGCGTGGGCGCGCAGGGCTCAGTTCGGCCGGCCCAGGCTGCCCCGAGCGGCATTGAGCAGCGCGCGGGTGCCTCCGGAGACGGCATGCGAAGCCACCGCGCGTGTCGGCTCTGCAGCCTTCAGGAAATAGGTGCGACGCCACTCATGCGCCTTCTCGGCGATATGGTGCAGCATGTCCGCCAGGCGCTGCGCATTCACATCGGCGGTGCGCAATTGCTGCATGCACACGACGTGGCGGGCCACGCCGGAGTAGCCGAAGCTCACCCCCGCGTCCGGCGCGCCGATGTAGTTCTGCGATAGCAGCTCCTCAAACACCGCAACCTCGCGGCCGGCCGGCACGCTGCCGAATTCCGTATACAGCACCAGCGCATCCATCGGACGCTGCCGGCTGGCGGTGATGGAACAGGTGATGCCGTCGACCTCGATGGGGGAGCCGCTGGCCACCGACGCTGCGTCCGGCAGCCCCGCCATGGCGCAGAAATCCTGAATCAAACGTTCATAGTCGGTCATGGCTTGTCTCTTGTTGATGGGTCCGGGAGATGGAGGAAGGGCGCAGCGCCTGCGCGCCTCAGAGGCTCAGCGCCGCATGCCGAAATCGTCCATCCGGCCACTGTGGGCATCGGCAGGCGGGATCGGAAAGTCACTGCGAAGGCTCAGGTCATCGACACTGGGCAGGTCCATCCAGGGCGCAAGGTAGTCGGGCTGCGTCGGAGGGTGAACGGCTTCGGCACTCTCGCTGCGCAGCCGGCCCTCCAGCTTCAGCAGCAAGGCGGCGGCATGCACGCGCACTTCATAAGACGCTGCCGCCCGGCCTGCCCGG
This genomic window contains:
- a CDS encoding CesT family type III secretion system chaperone; the encoded protein is MTDYERLIQDFCAMAGLPDAASVASGSPIEVDGITCSITASRQRPMDALVLYTEFGSVPAGREVAVFEELLSQNYIGAPDAGVSFGYSGVARHVVCMQQLRTADVNAQRLADMLHHIAEKAHEWRRTYFLKAAEPTRAVASHAVSGGTRALLNAARGSLGRPN